The Sulfolobus acidocaldarius DSM 639 genome has a window encoding:
- the spt4 gene encoding transcription elongation factor subunit Spt4, with translation MSEKKGTSFKACKNCRALVPPETSICPLCHSSSFSDEWNGMVIILNEKSEVGQMFGATTPWRYAIIVK, from the coding sequence ATGTCAGAGAAGAAGGGTACCAGTTTTAAGGCATGTAAGAACTGTAGAGCATTAGTACCTCCAGAAACAAGTATATGTCCACTTTGTCATTCATCTTCCTTTAGCGACGAATGGAATGGCATGGTAATAATACTAAATGAGAAATCAGAAGTTGGACAGATGTTTGGGGCTACAACTCCTTGGAGATACGCAATAATAGTGAAATAG
- a CDS encoding DNA-directed RNA polymerase: MFKLVRAKGIVRIPPEYFGQSVDEIAIKILRQEYQEKLIKDIGVVLGIVNAKASEEGFIIFGDGATYHEVEFDMLVYTPIIHEVIEGEVSQVDNYGVYVNMGPVDGLVHISQITDDNLKFDSNRGILIGEKSKKSIQKGDRVRAMIISASMSSGRLPRIALTMKQPYLGKIEWINQEIAKASK, from the coding sequence ATGTTTAAGCTAGTTAGAGCTAAAGGTATTGTTAGAATTCCCCCTGAGTATTTTGGTCAGTCTGTTGATGAAATCGCTATAAAAATTTTAAGGCAAGAATATCAGGAGAAACTCATTAAGGATATTGGTGTCGTATTAGGTATTGTAAACGCTAAGGCTAGCGAAGAAGGTTTCATTATATTTGGTGACGGTGCGACATATCACGAAGTGGAATTTGATATGTTGGTTTATACACCTATAATACATGAAGTTATTGAAGGAGAAGTAAGCCAAGTCGACAATTACGGTGTTTATGTTAATATGGGTCCCGTTGATGGTTTAGTTCATATATCTCAAATAACTGACGACAATTTGAAGTTTGACTCTAATAGAGGAATATTGATAGGTGAAAAGAGTAAGAAGAGCATACAAAAAGGTGATAGAGTTAGGGCTATGATAATTAGTGCATCTATGAGCAGTGGGAGACTTCCTAGAATAGCATTAACTATGAAGCAACCCTATCTAGGTAAAATAGAATGGATAAATCAAGAAATAGCAAAGGCGAGTAAGTAA
- a CDS encoding CDC48 family AAA ATPase — protein sequence MSQSIKFRVTEARQRDVGKKVARISETSMRKLNVEAGDYIEIIGQDGNSALAQVMPAYDISDDEIRIDGYIRKSIKVGIGDDVTVRKTNVSPASKVVLAPTQPIRFDNSFVEYVKDTLMDKPLAKGETLPIPIYTGTLELTVVNTQPSNYVYVTGSTNIEIREEPVKESSLAYPKVSWEDIGDLEEAKQKIREIVEWPMRHPELFQRLGIDPPKGILLYGPPGTGKTLLARALANEIGAYFITVNGPEIMSKFYGESEQRIREIFKEAEENAPSIIFIDEIDAIAPKREDVTGEVEKRVVAQLLTLMDGIKGRGRVIVIGATNRPDAIDPALRRPGRFDREIEIRPPDTKGRKDILQVHTRNMPITDDVDLDKLAEMTYGYTGADLAALAKEAAIYALRRFVDEKKLNLDQPTIPAEIIKELKVSMNDFLNALKSIQPSLLREVYVEVPKVNWNDIGGLDNVKQQLREAVEWPLRFPELFTKSGVTPPKGILLFGPPGTGKTMLAKAVATESGANFIAVRGPEILSKWVGESEKAIREIFRKARQAAPTVIFFDEIDSIAPIRGLSTDSGVTERIVNQLLAEMDGIVPLNKVVIIAATNRPDILDPALLRPGRFDRLIYVPPPDKTARFEILKVHTKNVPLAEDVSLEDIAEKAEGYTGADLEALVREATINAMRSIYSMCDKQSRDECKGNMECYQKHIKECMNKTSFKVSKEDFEKALNVVKASLTQADIQRYERFSKELKRAIA from the coding sequence ATGAGTCAAAGTATTAAGTTTAGAGTTACTGAAGCTAGACAGAGAGACGTTGGAAAAAAAGTAGCTAGAATTTCAGAAACTTCCATGAGAAAATTAAATGTAGAAGCCGGAGATTACATAGAAATTATAGGACAAGATGGGAATTCTGCTTTAGCTCAAGTAATGCCTGCATACGATATATCCGATGACGAAATTAGAATAGATGGTTACATCAGAAAGTCTATAAAAGTTGGAATAGGAGATGATGTAACTGTCAGAAAAACCAATGTGTCACCAGCAAGTAAAGTAGTGTTAGCACCTACACAACCAATTAGATTTGACAATAGTTTTGTAGAATATGTAAAAGATACACTAATGGACAAACCATTAGCTAAAGGAGAGACACTTCCAATACCAATCTATACGGGAACCTTAGAACTGACAGTTGTGAATACACAACCCTCAAATTACGTTTATGTTACAGGTAGTACAAATATTGAAATAAGAGAAGAACCAGTAAAAGAGAGCTCATTAGCTTATCCTAAAGTAAGCTGGGAAGATATAGGCGATCTAGAGGAAGCAAAACAGAAAATAAGAGAAATTGTGGAATGGCCAATGAGACATCCAGAACTATTCCAGAGACTAGGAATTGACCCACCTAAGGGAATATTATTATACGGTCCACCAGGTACAGGTAAAACCTTACTAGCAAGAGCGTTAGCAAATGAGATCGGAGCCTACTTTATAACCGTTAATGGACCAGAGATAATGAGTAAATTCTATGGAGAGAGCGAGCAAAGAATAAGAGAGATATTTAAAGAAGCCGAAGAAAATGCACCGTCAATAATATTTATTGACGAGATAGATGCCATAGCACCAAAAAGAGAAGATGTTACCGGAGAAGTAGAAAAAAGAGTGGTAGCGCAACTACTGACACTTATGGATGGAATTAAAGGCAGAGGTAGAGTTATAGTTATTGGTGCCACAAATAGACCAGACGCAATAGATCCTGCCCTTAGAAGACCAGGTAGATTCGATAGGGAAATTGAAATAAGACCACCCGACACCAAGGGAAGAAAGGATATACTTCAAGTTCACACTAGAAATATGCCTATTACAGATGATGTTGATCTCGATAAATTAGCCGAGATGACATATGGTTATACTGGAGCAGATTTAGCGGCTTTGGCAAAAGAAGCTGCAATATATGCACTAAGAAGATTCGTAGACGAGAAGAAATTAAACCTCGATCAACCAACTATTCCTGCAGAAATAATAAAGGAACTAAAAGTATCTATGAACGATTTCCTGAATGCACTGAAATCAATACAGCCATCTCTATTGAGAGAAGTATATGTAGAAGTTCCTAAAGTAAATTGGAATGATATTGGAGGACTGGATAACGTTAAGCAACAACTAAGAGAAGCTGTGGAATGGCCTTTGAGATTCCCTGAGTTATTTACTAAGTCAGGTGTAACACCTCCTAAGGGTATTTTGTTGTTTGGTCCTCCTGGTACTGGTAAGACTATGCTTGCAAAGGCTGTTGCAACAGAGAGTGGTGCAAACTTCATAGCAGTAAGGGGACCAGAAATACTATCAAAATGGGTTGGTGAAAGCGAAAAAGCAATAAGAGAAATATTCAGAAAAGCAAGACAAGCAGCACCAACAGTAATATTCTTCGATGAAATAGACTCAATAGCACCAATAAGAGGACTATCAACAGACAGCGGAGTAACAGAAAGAATAGTAAACCAACTACTAGCAGAAATGGACGGAATAGTACCATTAAATAAAGTGGTTATAATTGCAGCTACTAATAGGCCTGATATTTTGGATCCTGCTTTGCTTAGACCAGGTAGGTTTGATAGGTTGATTTATGTTCCTCCACCTGATAAGACTGCAAGGTTTGAGATTTTGAAGGTTCACACTAAAAATGTGCCATTGGCTGAAGATGTGTCACTTGAGGATATTGCAGAAAAAGCAGAAGGATATACAGGAGCAGACCTAGAGGCTTTGGTTAGAGAAGCTACTATTAACGCCATGAGATCTATTTACTCTATGTGTGACAAACAGTCTAGAGACGAATGCAAGGGTAACATGGAATGCTACCAAAAGCACATAAAAGAATGTATGAACAAAACCTCATTTAAGGTAAGTAAAGAGGATTTCGAAAAAGCCTTGAATGTTGTAAAAGCTTCCCTTACTCAAGCTGATATACAAAGATACGAGAGATTTTCAAAGGAGCTAAAGAGGGCGATAGCATGA
- a CDS encoding ribbon-helix-helix domain-containing protein: MRIITVKLPEQFLEAIDELVNTGRYTSRSEVIRLALNDFIRKELWVSDSE; this comes from the coding sequence ATGAGAATAATTACAGTAAAGCTTCCGGAGCAATTCCTAGAAGCCATAGATGAGTTGGTTAATACAGGAAGATACACGTCTAGAAGTGAAGTTATAAGACTTGCATTAAATGATTTTATAAGGAAGGAACTATGGGTAAGTGATAGTGAGTGA
- a CDS encoding tRNA (adenine-N1)-methyltransferase yields MPLNEGDPVVIWVDPKRIYLVKLIQNKVFSTDKGYIDLGKLIGLEYGSEILLSTGIKAYLLKPTPIDLYRGLKRLSQVLYPKDIGYIIYSSGVQPGSTIVEAGTGSGFLTLSLAYFLGNSTKIVTYDVREDMQDIAKRNASYLGLSDRIIFKLKDIREGIEEVNVDAIFLDMPDPWNAMETVRKALKPSGSLIIFVPTVNQIEKVIPSLSDFVDVHAEELIIREYQMKENAVRPRNIGVIHTGYIIRGRKRIKVS; encoded by the coding sequence ATGCCATTAAATGAAGGAGATCCTGTAGTAATATGGGTTGATCCAAAAAGAATATATTTAGTTAAGCTAATCCAAAACAAGGTTTTTAGTACAGATAAGGGTTACATTGATCTAGGTAAATTAATAGGCTTAGAATATGGTTCAGAAATACTGCTTTCCACTGGGATTAAGGCATATTTACTGAAGCCAACGCCTATAGATCTATATAGAGGATTGAAAAGACTGTCCCAAGTATTGTATCCAAAAGATATAGGATATATAATCTACTCTTCAGGTGTTCAACCAGGGAGTACTATTGTGGAAGCAGGAACGGGATCAGGATTCCTTACTCTTTCACTTGCATATTTTTTAGGTAATTCGACGAAAATCGTGACTTATGACGTTAGGGAAGATATGCAAGATATTGCCAAAAGGAATGCATCCTATTTAGGGCTCTCAGATAGAATAATATTTAAGTTAAAGGATATAAGGGAAGGTATAGAAGAGGTCAATGTAGACGCAATATTCTTAGATATGCCAGACCCTTGGAATGCAATGGAGACTGTGAGAAAAGCACTGAAGCCCTCAGGGTCTTTAATCATATTTGTTCCCACTGTAAACCAAATAGAAAAAGTAATACCATCACTAAGTGATTTCGTAGATGTTCATGCTGAGGAGTTAATAATAAGGGAGTATCAAATGAAGGAGAATGCTGTTAGACCAAGAAATATAGGAGTAATCCATACTGGATACATAATTAGAGGAAGAAAACGAATAAAAGTGAGTTAA
- a CDS encoding TrmB family transcriptional regulator, which produces MSKQISVDEIIGRIGKIGSVFGISRNELKVYFLLLVNGKMTAKDVSNSMNISYTKVYSILSKLEARGWIKRVGKKPSLYSANPVTDVWVSVKRNIMDMVERIERELIIPMSILFSSTTSLYNVISVSSENLPNMITQLLAEPSNIYYFALSFDGILNDHIVKLLESNSYRSDVKVILVDSMKIELPQVVQKKYVNSMFGSGLITDKGILLIIKSSEESLYGLYSNHVYFIDIGKVYFQYLWGQSENLGKNA; this is translated from the coding sequence ATGAGTAAACAGATTTCAGTAGATGAAATAATAGGAAGAATAGGTAAGATAGGATCCGTCTTTGGTATAAGTAGAAATGAACTAAAAGTGTATTTCCTCCTTTTAGTTAACGGAAAAATGACAGCCAAAGACGTTTCCAATAGCATGAATATATCATACACGAAAGTATATAGTATTCTATCTAAATTAGAGGCTAGGGGATGGATAAAGAGAGTTGGAAAAAAGCCATCCCTTTATTCAGCTAACCCAGTAACAGATGTTTGGGTTAGCGTAAAGAGAAATATCATGGATATGGTTGAAAGAATAGAAAGAGAATTAATCATTCCAATGAGTATTTTATTTTCTTCAACGACATCATTATATAACGTCATATCGGTGTCTTCAGAGAACTTACCTAATATGATTACCCAATTATTAGCAGAGCCATCGAATATTTACTATTTCGCATTATCATTTGACGGAATATTAAATGATCACATAGTGAAATTGTTAGAGAGTAATTCATATAGAAGTGACGTCAAGGTTATTTTAGTAGATAGTATGAAAATAGAGCTACCACAAGTCGTTCAAAAGAAATATGTTAATTCAATGTTTGGTAGCGGTCTTATTACGGATAAGGGTATCTTACTTATCATAAAGTCATCTGAGGAATCATTATATGGGCTATATTCAAATCACGTTTATTTCATAGATATAGGAAAGGTTTATTTTCAGTATTTATGGGGTCAGTCTGAGAATTTAGGGAAAAATGCTTAA
- a CDS encoding V0D/AC39 family V-type ATPase subunit: protein MSTNVYVTALARVYKANTLTKSTVLELLDTKNWKDAVTILKDKGLIPEIPSKLEDAENLLRDKAVKTVATLKQYTLNSKVAAQILDLYEFILTLEDIEAVISASVLGKKDGVNVRYLKELVDVRPQSLEDVVSTVKGTYKEALRFSLDKAGNKTPSRINSYLEYYFVDRLYQIISNITGDARMKAQEIICGYVDYVAVSLAFTLKEQERSICKISSDIIRDIINMARPDELSNILSRTSYAKLLTLGNPYDLLASFKRAARVLARNASINAFMNSPSVVSVLAIAELTKLDYEDLVTILNGIALKINDKIKNQLSFDIV, encoded by the coding sequence ATGAGTACAAACGTATATGTAACAGCATTAGCTAGGGTATATAAAGCTAATACTCTAACCAAATCCACAGTATTAGAGCTATTAGACACTAAGAACTGGAAAGACGCTGTTACAATACTTAAAGACAAAGGTCTAATTCCAGAGATTCCCTCAAAGTTAGAGGATGCGGAAAATTTATTGAGGGACAAGGCTGTAAAAACTGTTGCAACATTGAAACAATACACATTAAACTCTAAGGTGGCTGCTCAAATTTTAGATTTATACGAATTTATACTAACTCTGGAGGATATAGAAGCTGTAATATCAGCTAGTGTTCTAGGTAAGAAGGATGGTGTAAATGTTAGGTACTTAAAGGAGCTTGTTGATGTAAGACCACAATCATTAGAGGATGTAGTTTCTACTGTGAAAGGAACCTATAAGGAAGCTCTTAGATTTTCTCTGGATAAAGCAGGGAATAAAACGCCATCTCGAATAAATTCCTACTTAGAATACTATTTCGTCGATCGGCTATATCAAATCATAAGTAATATAACCGGAGATGCGAGGATGAAGGCACAAGAGATTATATGTGGTTATGTTGACTATGTCGCAGTTTCCCTTGCATTCACGTTAAAGGAGCAGGAGAGGTCTATATGTAAGATCTCATCAGATATAATTAGAGATATAATTAACATGGCTAGACCAGATGAACTTAGTAATATATTGAGCAGAACGAGTTATGCAAAACTTCTCACCTTAGGTAATCCTTATGATTTATTAGCCTCATTTAAACGTGCTGCTAGAGTTCTTGCTCGAAACGCTTCAATAAACGCATTTATGAATTCACCATCTGTAGTGTCTGTTTTGGCAATTGCGGAGTTAACAAAATTAGATTATGAGGATTTAGTAACAATACTAAATGGTATAGCTCTTAAAATAAATGACAAGATAAAGAACCAACTATCATTTGATATAGTCTAA
- a CDS encoding PIN domain-containing protein has translation MEINRMGNNKLKILVDTNILMNVYDGIDPFELVISYLEYKPEFYVSKATIMELDKFLNEEKSVIKQKRARVAMLYLETNKSSWTLIDEADNILVDNLLLELCKQYNFIIFTSDRILKNRALKEGIKVIYLVPKGKNISLNFII, from the coding sequence ATGGAGATTAATAGGATGGGGAATAATAAGCTAAAGATCTTAGTAGATACGAATATTCTTATGAACGTATATGACGGTATTGATCCTTTTGAATTGGTAATTTCTTATCTTGAATATAAGCCTGAATTTTATGTCTCAAAGGCTACTATAATGGAGCTTGATAAGTTTTTGAATGAGGAGAAAAGTGTCATAAAACAGAAGAGAGCCAGAGTCGCAATGTTATATTTAGAGACCAATAAGAGTTCATGGACACTAATAGATGAAGCTGATAATATCCTAGTGGACAATTTATTATTAGAGCTATGTAAGCAGTATAACTTTATAATTTTCACTTCCGACAGGATATTGAAGAACAGAGCACTAAAAGAAGGAATAAAGGTTATATACCTCGTACCAAAAGGTAAAAATATAAGTCTTAATTTTATTATCTAG
- a CDS encoding 30S ribosomal protein S25e, giving the protein MGGASKKPIGTIEKRVKKMEEEQQKKGQKRTTSKTGKEITSKSITIDKDTVSKVQEELKKEKIITPYTLASKINVTISVAKKILEELERQGMLAKVTKNRRIVVYQLNS; this is encoded by the coding sequence ATGGGCGGAGCAAGTAAAAAGCCGATTGGTACAATAGAAAAAAGAGTAAAGAAAATGGAGGAGGAACAACAGAAAAAAGGACAGAAAAGGACTACTTCAAAAACAGGAAAAGAGATAACGTCCAAATCTATAACTATAGACAAAGACACTGTGTCTAAAGTACAAGAAGAATTAAAGAAGGAGAAAATTATAACACCGTATACACTGGCAAGCAAAATAAATGTGACCATTAGTGTAGCTAAAAAGATTCTTGAGGAACTAGAAAGACAAGGGATGCTTGCTAAAGTTACAAAAAACAGAAGAATTGTAGTTTATCAATTAAATTCTTAG
- a CDS encoding translation initiation factor IF-2 subunit gamma — MAWPRVQPEANIGVVGHVDHGKTTLVQALTGIWTSKHSEELKRGMTIKLGYAEANIGLCESCKLPDGYVTEPSCSQCNSSEEPKFLRKVSFIDAPGHEILMATMLSGAALMDGAILVVAANEPFPQPQTREHFVALGIVDVKRLVIVQNKVDVVSREEAIKQYKQIREFLKGTWAENAPIIPASSLHKINIDAVIGALQDHIPTPERDLSKDPIMLIIRSFDVNKPGTSYDKLSGGVIGGSIIQGKFKVGDEIKILPGIRIEKPDGKAEYIPLYTTISSIRFMDLEVEEAKPGGLVAIGTKLDPSYVKADNLIGSVAVKADRDIPVVTEVTIENFQLLERVVGTKELVKVDSIRPKESLMISFGSATTIGVTKSVKGGRVEVELKRPIVLWDKNLRIVVSRQIGGRWRLIGWGIIS; from the coding sequence TTGGCATGGCCAAGAGTACAACCTGAAGCCAATATAGGTGTTGTGGGTCATGTAGACCATGGTAAAACTACTTTAGTTCAGGCTCTAACTGGAATTTGGACTTCGAAACATTCTGAAGAGTTAAAAAGAGGTATGACAATCAAACTGGGATATGCTGAAGCTAACATAGGTTTATGTGAGTCTTGTAAATTACCAGATGGTTATGTAACTGAACCATCATGTTCACAATGCAATTCTAGTGAAGAACCAAAATTTTTAAGAAAGGTCTCATTTATAGACGCACCAGGTCATGAGATATTAATGGCTACTATGCTTTCTGGAGCTGCATTGATGGATGGTGCAATTTTAGTTGTGGCTGCAAATGAACCATTTCCTCAACCACAAACTAGGGAACACTTTGTCGCTCTTGGTATAGTTGATGTTAAGAGATTGGTAATAGTTCAAAATAAGGTAGATGTAGTAAGTAGAGAAGAAGCTATAAAGCAGTATAAACAGATTAGGGAATTTCTGAAGGGTACGTGGGCTGAAAATGCGCCTATAATTCCCGCAAGTTCACTACATAAGATTAACATAGATGCTGTTATTGGTGCATTGCAAGATCATATACCTACACCTGAGAGAGATTTGAGTAAAGATCCGATAATGCTGATAATAAGAAGCTTTGATGTAAACAAGCCAGGAACCAGTTATGATAAGTTGAGCGGCGGTGTTATAGGTGGCAGTATAATCCAAGGTAAATTCAAGGTAGGAGACGAAATAAAGATATTGCCAGGTATAAGGATTGAGAAACCTGATGGAAAGGCTGAATATATTCCACTCTATACTACAATATCATCTATAAGATTTATGGACTTAGAGGTTGAAGAAGCTAAACCTGGTGGATTAGTAGCAATAGGAACAAAACTTGATCCATCATATGTCAAGGCTGACAATTTGATAGGTAGTGTTGCAGTGAAGGCTGATAGGGATATACCAGTAGTAACCGAAGTGACCATAGAGAATTTTCAATTATTAGAGAGAGTTGTAGGAACAAAGGAATTAGTTAAGGTTGATTCCATAAGACCTAAGGAATCCCTTATGATAAGCTTTGGTTCAGCTACCACTATAGGTGTTACAAAATCTGTAAAGGGAGGTAGAGTCGAGGTAGAACTTAAAAGACCTATAGTATTATGGGACAAGAATTTGAGAATAGTAGTTAGTAGACAAATAGGCGGAAGATGGAGATTAATAGGATGGGGAATAATAAGCTAA
- a CDS encoding carbon-nitrogen hydrolase family protein, producing MLIGLLHLRLKEASRKANIEKARRLIKVAKEKGAKLVVLPSLFPIGNLFEVYENEKKSRSVIRNLAEKIPGSISEMLINLAMEGEVHLMAGPILEQAGPKIFLTSLIISPQGEIIGKYRKVIISEKDTRLGISSGKEPMFLSLDKRYGIISEDDLFSPEINRILALGSSVAVIGSIKAYSKNNSSDIIKHVAISRTLENEIPYILVGEMIEDENGDIIGSSPTFVTSVNSLVYKQAEEDDTVLYVETTVLLQESGAQDKLGKVGNLENIILGLCKNAKKMKGVERKRIMDKEKIEDN from the coding sequence ATGCTCATAGGTTTACTTCATTTAAGATTAAAGGAAGCTAGCAGAAAAGCTAACATTGAGAAAGCTCGTAGACTAATAAAAGTGGCTAAAGAGAAAGGAGCTAAACTGGTAGTCCTTCCCTCATTATTTCCTATAGGGAATCTTTTTGAGGTCTATGAAAACGAGAAGAAATCTCGTAGTGTAATACGAAATTTAGCTGAAAAGATTCCAGGTTCTATAAGCGAAATGCTAATTAATCTAGCGATGGAGGGAGAAGTTCACTTAATGGCTGGTCCAATTTTAGAGCAAGCCGGTCCAAAAATATTTCTTACTAGTCTAATTATTTCACCTCAAGGTGAAATAATAGGTAAATATCGTAAAGTCATAATATCCGAGAAAGATACGAGGCTAGGAATATCTTCAGGAAAAGAGCCAATGTTCTTATCATTAGACAAGCGATACGGAATTATATCAGAAGACGATTTGTTTTCGCCGGAGATAAATAGAATTTTGGCGTTAGGAAGTAGTGTCGCTGTTATTGGCTCAATTAAGGCATATTCAAAGAATAACAGTAGCGACATTATTAAACATGTAGCTATATCAAGAACTCTAGAAAACGAAATACCATATATTTTAGTTGGTGAAATGATAGAGGACGAAAATGGAGATATTATAGGTAGTTCGCCAACCTTTGTTACCAGTGTAAACTCATTAGTGTACAAGCAAGCTGAAGAAGATGATACTGTATTATACGTCGAGACAACAGTCCTTCTACAGGAGAGTGGGGCTCAGGATAAATTAGGTAAAGTAGGTAATTTAGAAAATATTATATTAGGTCTTTGTAAAAATGCCAAGAAAATGAAAGGAGTAGAAAGAAAGAGGATCATGGATAAAGAAAAGATAGAGGATAACTAA
- a CDS encoding 2,3-bisphosphoglycerate-independent phosphoglycerate mutase, with protein MKQYKILLFIADGLGDRPVTKLEHKTPLEAVEKPNIGELLKNSIAGLMDPISPGIVPGSDTSHLAIFGIDPFKYYRGRGAFEAIGAGARLKAGDVAFRGNFATVDNNLTVIDRRAGRKVDEAKDLVQELNSKIGEIDGVQVKFYHGTEHRVAVVLSGKGLSDKISDTDPHETGVKVKKSEATDDTREAKITAEVLNKLTNRIYDILSSSELNKKRIERGELPANIVLLRGAAQYVDLPKFYDYTKINAAAVSATALIKGICSQIGMNVVTPKGATGGLDTNYIGKAEEASKLLKEYDMVFLHLKATDAASHDGNIDGKLYAISMIDKMIGRVLDIYGSELIIAITGDHATPVEVKEHTGDPVPFLLYVPYNIVADNVDDFNEKQLRKGSLRIKGLDVINLLLNYSYRYEKFGA; from the coding sequence ATGAAGCAATATAAAATTCTCTTATTCATTGCAGATGGTCTAGGAGATCGGCCTGTCACTAAACTAGAACATAAGACGCCTCTTGAGGCAGTGGAGAAACCAAATATAGGTGAATTACTTAAGAACTCCATAGCTGGGTTAATGGACCCTATATCCCCTGGAATAGTACCAGGAAGTGATACATCCCATTTAGCTATCTTTGGTATAGATCCATTTAAGTATTATAGGGGAAGAGGAGCGTTCGAAGCTATTGGAGCTGGTGCAAGACTCAAAGCAGGAGATGTAGCTTTTAGAGGGAACTTCGCAACTGTAGATAATAACCTTACTGTGATAGATAGGAGAGCAGGAAGGAAGGTTGATGAAGCAAAAGACCTGGTGCAAGAGTTAAACTCAAAGATTGGAGAAATAGATGGAGTTCAAGTTAAATTCTATCATGGTACAGAACATAGAGTAGCAGTTGTCCTTAGTGGTAAAGGCTTAAGCGATAAAATTAGCGATACTGATCCTCATGAGACCGGCGTTAAAGTTAAAAAAAGTGAGGCAACTGATGATACAAGAGAGGCTAAAATTACTGCTGAAGTTCTTAATAAACTCACAAATAGAATATACGATATACTTTCTAGTTCAGAATTGAATAAAAAAAGAATTGAAAGAGGAGAGTTACCTGCAAATATAGTACTTCTTAGGGGGGCAGCACAATATGTTGACCTGCCAAAATTTTATGATTACACTAAGATTAACGCGGCAGCAGTATCTGCAACAGCATTAATAAAAGGTATATGTAGCCAAATTGGAATGAATGTAGTTACTCCCAAGGGAGCCACAGGCGGACTAGATACAAACTATATAGGTAAAGCAGAAGAGGCATCGAAATTACTTAAAGAATATGACATGGTATTTCTTCACTTAAAAGCTACTGACGCAGCATCGCATGACGGAAATATTGACGGTAAGTTATATGCTATAAGTATGATAGATAAAATGATAGGTAGAGTATTAGACATTTATGGCTCAGAATTAATAATAGCTATCACAGGAGACCATGCAACTCCTGTTGAGGTAAAGGAACACACAGGTGACCCTGTACCTTTCTTGTTATACGTTCCATATAATATAGTTGCTGATAACGTAGATGATTTTAATGAAAAACAGTTACGTAAAGGGTCTCTAAGAATAAAAGGGTTGGATGTAATAAATCTATTACTGAACTATTCATATAGGTACGAGAAATTTGGAGCATGA
- a CDS encoding GTP-dependent dephospho-CoA kinase family protein: MPRSLRAELSKPYGVLFINENKLKQFLINKSNSRLITVGDVVTQTILKFHIKPFLAIVDGKTKRKLVKENFGQFEYIKVKNEPGLIRLSTIREIKDILVHNENDKILMVDGEEDLLVIPVVIYGNFGDIIIYGQPNAGVVVTLNNDFLKRRVLEIFKKFQVTSC; this comes from the coding sequence TTGCCAAGAAGTTTAAGGGCAGAACTCAGTAAACCATATGGGGTTCTTTTTATCAACGAGAATAAATTAAAACAATTTCTTATAAATAAGTCCAATAGTAGGCTAATAACAGTAGGCGATGTCGTCACCCAAACTATACTTAAATTCCATATTAAACCATTTTTGGCAATAGTAGACGGTAAAACGAAGAGAAAGTTAGTTAAGGAAAATTTTGGACAATTTGAATACATAAAAGTTAAAAATGAACCTGGTCTTATACGGCTTTCAACTATAAGAGAGATAAAAGATATTTTAGTTCATAATGAAAATGATAAGATTTTGATGGTTGATGGAGAGGAAGATCTTTTGGTTATTCCCGTTGTAATATATGGTAATTTTGGTGACATAATAATATACGGTCAGCCTAATGCAGGCGTAGTCGTAACGCTGAATAATGATTTTCTTAAGAGAAGAGTTTTGGAAATTTTCAAAAAATTTCAGGTCACTTCATGCTAG